Genomic segment of Erythrobacter sp. BLCC-B19:
ATGGCGGTGTTCATCAGGATGCCGTCGCAGCCGAGTTCCATGCCGACTGCCGCATCCGAGGCCGTGCCGACGCCTGCGTCGACCAGCACCGGCACCTTCGCGCCTTCCACGATCAGGCGGATCATCACCTGATTCTGGATGCCGAGGCCTGAGCCGATCGGCGCGCCCAAGGGCATGATGGCGACCGCGCCGGCATCTTCGAGCTGCCGCGCCGCAATCGGATCGTCGGCGCAATAGACCATCGGCAGGAAGCCCTCCTTGGCCAGCACCTCGGTCGCCTTCAGCGTCTCGCGCATATCGGGATAGAGCGTGCGCGCCTCGCCCAGCACTTCGAGCTTGACGAGATCCCAACCCCCCGCCTCGCGCGCCAGCCGCAAGGTGCGGACGGCCTCGTCACCGGTGAAGCACCCCGCGGTGTTGGGGAGGTAGGTGATCTTTTTGGGGTCGATGAAGTCGGTCAGCATCGGCGCCTTGGGATCGGACACATTCACCCGCCGCACCGCGACGGTGACGATCTCTGCGCCGCTGGCCTCAACCGCGGCGGCGTTCTGCTCGAAGCTCTTGTATTTG
This window contains:
- the thiS gene encoding sulfur carrier protein ThiS, translated to MSKSITLNGAPHRTGATTIADLVRELDLAPEKVAVERNGEIVPRSTLGEAMLAEGDVLEIVHFVGGGDHAADTWSVAGRTFRSRLIVGTGKYKSFEQNAAAVEASGAEIVTVAVRRVNVSDPKAPMLTDFIDPKKITYLPNTAGCFTGDEAVRTLRLAREAGGWDLVKLEVLGEARTLYPDMRETLKATEVLAKEGFLPMVYCADDPIAARQLEDAGAVAIMPLGAPIGSGLGIQNQVMIRLIVEGAKVPVLVDAGVGTASDAAVGMELGCDGILMNTAIAEAKDPIRMARAMKLAVEAGREAYLAGRMARRMYADPSSPLAGLI